Proteins co-encoded in one Microbacterium hydrocarbonoxydans genomic window:
- a CDS encoding AAA family ATPase, with amino-acid sequence MPGPQSAQNDDQQSALEQFGINLTDRARQGKLDPVIGRDSEIRRVSQVLTRRTKNNPVLIGEPGVGKTAVVEGLAQRIVAGDVAESLKNKELVSLDISALVAGAMYRGQFEERLKSVLKEITESDGQIITFIDELHVLMGAGGGEGSVAASNMLKPMLARGELRLIGATTLNEYREFIEKDAALERRFQQVYVGEPTVEDTIAILRGLKGRYEAHHGVTISDSALVAAAALSNRYLPARQLPDKAIDLIDESMSRLKMEIDSSPVEIDQLKRQVDRMKLEELALKREKDAASKERLGALREQLVGMEKELAELEARWARERQGLNRVGDLKKQLDEAVTQRDLAMREADYTRASKLEYETIKRLERDIAEAEQAEATASSEPRMVNEQVTDEDIAAVIAAWTGIPVGRLLQGESEKLLHLESELGRRLIGQKDAVKAVSDAVRRSRAGISDPGRPTGSFLFLGPTGVGKTELAKALAQFLFDDEHAMVRIDMSEYGEKHSVSRLVGAPPGYVGYEQGGQLTEAVRRRPYSVILLDEVEKAHPEVFDVLLQVLDDGRLTDGQGRTVDFSNVILILTSNLGSPILIDPTLSPDVKREQVMALVHQAFRPEFLNRLDDIVMFSALSHDDLAQIVELSIDQLHDRLRDRRLTLAVTPDARAWLAERGYDPLFGARPLRRLIQSEVQNKLATALLSGGVHDGDTVRVDVAVDGDGLVLTSTAPEPDIDDDVIEAELLDE; translated from the coding sequence ATGCCAGGCCCACAGAGCGCACAGAACGACGACCAGCAGTCCGCCCTCGAGCAGTTCGGGATCAACCTCACCGACCGCGCCCGGCAGGGCAAGCTCGACCCCGTGATCGGTCGCGACAGCGAGATCCGACGCGTCAGCCAGGTGCTCACGCGTCGCACCAAGAACAACCCTGTTCTCATCGGTGAGCCCGGCGTGGGCAAGACGGCGGTCGTCGAGGGGCTCGCGCAGCGCATCGTCGCGGGTGACGTCGCCGAATCGCTCAAGAACAAAGAGCTGGTGTCGCTCGACATCTCGGCGCTCGTGGCCGGTGCGATGTACCGCGGCCAGTTCGAGGAGCGTCTGAAGAGCGTACTCAAGGAGATCACCGAGTCCGACGGCCAGATCATCACCTTCATCGACGAGCTGCACGTGCTCATGGGGGCCGGCGGTGGTGAAGGATCCGTGGCGGCCTCGAACATGCTGAAGCCCATGCTCGCTCGCGGCGAGCTGCGGCTGATCGGCGCGACCACGCTGAACGAGTATCGCGAGTTCATCGAGAAGGATGCCGCGCTCGAACGACGCTTCCAGCAGGTCTATGTGGGAGAGCCGACCGTCGAAGACACGATCGCGATCCTCCGCGGACTGAAGGGCCGCTATGAGGCCCACCACGGAGTGACGATCTCGGACAGCGCCCTGGTCGCGGCCGCCGCGCTCTCGAACCGCTACCTGCCCGCACGGCAGCTGCCCGACAAGGCGATCGACCTGATCGACGAGTCGATGTCGCGCCTCAAGATGGAGATCGACTCGTCTCCTGTCGAGATCGACCAGCTCAAGCGTCAGGTCGACCGCATGAAGCTCGAAGAGCTCGCGCTCAAGCGCGAGAAGGACGCGGCGTCGAAGGAACGGCTCGGCGCGCTGCGCGAGCAGCTCGTCGGAATGGAGAAGGAGCTCGCCGAGCTCGAGGCCCGCTGGGCTCGTGAGCGGCAGGGTCTGAACCGCGTCGGCGATCTGAAGAAGCAGCTCGACGAGGCGGTCACCCAGCGCGATCTCGCGATGCGCGAGGCCGATTACACGCGCGCCTCCAAGCTCGAGTACGAGACCATCAAGCGCCTCGAGCGTGACATCGCCGAGGCCGAGCAGGCCGAGGCGACGGCGTCGTCCGAGCCGCGCATGGTCAACGAGCAGGTCACCGACGAGGACATCGCCGCCGTGATCGCCGCCTGGACGGGAATCCCGGTCGGCCGGCTGCTGCAGGGCGAGAGCGAGAAGCTGCTGCACCTCGAATCCGAGTTGGGACGGCGGCTGATCGGACAGAAGGATGCCGTCAAGGCCGTGTCCGACGCGGTTCGTCGCTCGCGCGCGGGTATCAGCGATCCCGGCCGCCCGACCGGTTCGTTCCTGTTCCTGGGGCCGACGGGTGTCGGCAAGACCGAGCTCGCGAAGGCTCTCGCGCAGTTCCTCTTCGACGATGAGCACGCCATGGTGCGCATCGACATGTCGGAGTACGGAGAGAAGCACTCGGTCTCGCGGCTCGTGGGCGCCCCTCCCGGATATGTCGGCTACGAGCAGGGCGGCCAGCTCACCGAGGCGGTGCGACGTCGTCCGTACAGCGTGATCCTGCTCGACGAGGTCGAGAAGGCGCACCCCGAGGTGTTCGACGTGCTGCTGCAGGTGCTCGACGACGGTCGCCTGACCGACGGGCAGGGACGCACGGTCGACTTCTCGAACGTCATTCTGATCCTCACCTCGAACCTCGGCTCACCGATCCTCATCGACCCGACGCTGTCGCCCGACGTCAAGCGCGAGCAGGTGATGGCGCTGGTGCACCAGGCGTTCCGTCCCGAGTTCCTCAACCGTCTCGACGACATCGTGATGTTCTCGGCGCTCAGTCACGACGATCTGGCGCAGATCGTCGAGCTCTCGATCGACCAGTTGCACGATCGGCTGCGTGATCGGCGGCTCACCCTCGCCGTCACCCCGGATGCCAGGGCGTGGCTCGCCGAGCGGGGGTACGACCCGCTGTTCGGCGCCCGGCCGCTGCGCCGCCTCATCCAGTCCGAGGTGCAGAACAAGCTCGCGACCGCGCTGCTCTCGGGCGGCGTGCACGACGGCGACACCGTGCGTGTGGATGTGGCGGTCGACGGCGATGGGCTGGTGCTCACCTCGACCGCGCCGGAGCCCGACATCGACGACGACGTGATCGAGGCCGAGCTGCTCGACGAGTAG
- a CDS encoding NRDE family protein: MCTVVIDVAGPDTARLLAVRDEDPQREWDALGEWWPEAYPGVSGIRDRRAGGAWLAVDASSRRLAVLLNRADVVDLADDAAISRGSLALESVAGRSPIAPLSMHGFNLLEVRPEGSRVLSWNGAELTETPIADGIHMIAHDDLDDLETPRIAAWLPEFRALGPAADSLDWTADWTSLLGSSARLDPEDDRAIIRDNRPHGYPTQSLLYCTAAVSPEGVDVEYRALPSPGHWGH; the protein is encoded by the coding sequence GTGTGCACTGTGGTGATCGATGTGGCGGGCCCCGACACCGCGCGTCTGCTCGCGGTGAGAGACGAGGACCCCCAGCGGGAATGGGATGCTCTCGGCGAGTGGTGGCCCGAGGCCTACCCGGGCGTCTCGGGCATCCGCGATCGCCGTGCGGGCGGAGCGTGGCTCGCCGTTGATGCGTCATCCCGGCGCCTCGCGGTGCTGCTCAATCGCGCCGACGTGGTCGACCTCGCAGACGACGCCGCCATCTCCCGCGGTTCCCTGGCGCTGGAGTCGGTGGCAGGGCGCTCACCGATCGCGCCTTTGTCGATGCACGGCTTCAACCTGCTCGAGGTGCGGCCGGAAGGGTCTCGCGTGCTGAGCTGGAACGGCGCCGAGCTGACCGAGACGCCGATCGCCGACGGCATCCACATGATCGCCCATGACGACCTCGATGACCTCGAGACGCCGCGCATCGCCGCCTGGCTGCCGGAGTTCCGCGCTCTGGGTCCTGCCGCCGACAGCCTCGACTGGACCGCGGACTGGACCTCGCTGCTGGGCTCGTCTGCCCGACTCGATCCCGAAGACGACCGGGCGATCATCCGCGACAACCGTCCGCACGGATACCCCACGCAGTCGCTGCTGTACTGCACGGCAGCGGTCTCACCCGAGGGGGTCGACGTGGAGTATCGCGCACTTCCCAGCCCGGGCCACTGGGGTCACTGA
- a CDS encoding LysR family transcriptional regulator has product MLDVNRLRLLVELSRRGTLSAVADALSYSKASVSQQLSALEREVGVPLLRRVGRGVQLTPQGTVLVDEAIGILDRLEQAEVAVAESLTEVTGTVHVAVFQSAAHSLLPQALDALRREHPALRVEVTECDPETGLVGVSSRDYDLILAEQYPGYTRPIHADLDRVVLAHDTITLARPPASPSASDAAAALWATRDQPWVLEPEGTASRAWAEQLCRTAGFEPDVRFEVADLTAHVRLIHAGLAVGLLPELVWAGDTPSVDLTPLPAAPRREIFSAARRVSAAAPSIRAVRRALTGAATRILPD; this is encoded by the coding sequence ATGCTGGACGTCAATCGACTCAGACTTCTGGTCGAACTCTCGCGGCGCGGCACGCTGTCGGCCGTCGCCGACGCCCTCTCGTACAGCAAGGCGTCGGTGTCGCAGCAGCTCAGCGCGCTGGAGCGCGAGGTGGGCGTGCCGTTGCTGCGACGAGTCGGGCGCGGCGTGCAGCTCACGCCGCAGGGCACTGTGCTGGTCGATGAGGCGATCGGCATCCTCGATCGGCTCGAGCAGGCCGAGGTCGCCGTGGCCGAATCCCTCACCGAGGTCACGGGAACCGTGCACGTGGCCGTCTTCCAGTCCGCCGCGCACTCGCTGCTCCCCCAGGCGCTCGACGCACTGCGACGCGAGCATCCGGCACTGCGCGTCGAGGTGACCGAGTGCGACCCCGAGACCGGGCTCGTGGGCGTCTCGAGCCGTGACTACGACCTGATCCTCGCCGAGCAGTACCCGGGATACACCCGACCGATCCACGCCGACCTCGACAGGGTGGTGCTGGCGCACGACACCATCACCCTGGCACGACCGCCTGCCTCGCCATCCGCGTCCGACGCGGCCGCGGCGCTGTGGGCCACCCGTGATCAGCCGTGGGTGCTGGAACCCGAAGGCACAGCGTCGCGCGCCTGGGCCGAACAGCTCTGCCGCACTGCAGGATTCGAACCCGACGTGCGCTTCGAGGTGGCCGACCTCACCGCTCACGTTCGGCTGATCCATGCGGGTCTCGCCGTGGGACTGCTGCCTGAACTCGTCTGGGCGGGCGACACGCCTTCGGTCGACCTCACCCCGCTCCCCGCGGCTCCGCGACGTGAGATCTTCTCGGCAGCCAGGCGCGTGTCGGCCGCCGCGCCGTCGATCCGCGCCGTCCGTCGTGCCCTTACGGGCGCCGCGACCCGCATCCTCCCCGACTGA
- a CDS encoding nitroreductase family protein, producing the protein MSTPVVDRTAPTEHPVLDVLAGRWSPRAYDAENTIDDAKLSAALEAARWSPSAYNLQPWRFIVARRGTALFDQVVDALVEFNQLWASKASALIVAIAETESEDGKAISHAVYDLGQAVAHFSVQAHHEGLLVHQMSGFDPEVVREFADLSPRFSAITVIAVGELGDAAGLPEGLQQGETAPRVRRPIAETVILSA; encoded by the coding sequence ATGAGCACTCCTGTCGTCGACCGCACCGCCCCCACCGAGCACCCCGTCCTCGACGTCCTCGCCGGACGCTGGAGCCCGCGCGCATACGACGCCGAGAACACGATCGACGACGCGAAGCTGAGCGCCGCCCTCGAGGCCGCGCGCTGGTCGCCCTCGGCCTACAACCTGCAGCCGTGGCGTTTCATCGTCGCGCGCCGCGGCACCGCGCTGTTCGACCAGGTCGTCGATGCGCTGGTCGAGTTCAACCAGCTGTGGGCGTCGAAGGCTTCGGCCCTCATCGTCGCGATCGCCGAGACCGAGTCGGAAGACGGCAAGGCGATCAGCCACGCGGTCTACGACCTCGGTCAGGCTGTGGCGCACTTCTCGGTGCAGGCCCACCACGAGGGTCTGCTCGTGCACCAGATGAGCGGTTTCGACCCCGAGGTCGTCCGCGAGTTCGCCGATCTGTCGCCGCGCTTCTCCGCCATCACCGTGATCGCCGTCGGCGAGCTCGGCGATGCGGCCGGTCTTCCCGAGGGCCTGCAGCAGGGTGAGACGGCTCCGCGCGTGCGCCGCCCGATCGCCGAGACGGTCATCCTCAGCGCCTGA
- the coaBC gene encoding bifunctional phosphopantothenoylcysteine decarboxylase/phosphopantothenate--cysteine ligase CoaBC encodes MNIVVGVTGGIAAYKTVHLVRLLTKAGHDVTVVPTADALRFVGTPTWEALSRHPVTTSVHDDVARVRHVALGQNADLVVVAPATANTIAKITAGIADDLLGTTLLATEAPVLLAPAMHAEMWRNAATQANVATLTGRGVHLVGPADGELAGGDSGPGRMAEPEEIFDAALALLAPQDLAGARVAISAGGTREPIDPVRFLGNRSSGRQGVALAAEAAARGAVVTLVAANVSGDVLADARHPSVRVVAVGTAAELAVAMKNAAAAADIVVMAAAVADYRPATVSEHKLTKEQGVLTHVDLLENEDVVAALAASRRDGRAPQGQTIVAFAAETSEEPAERRERARRKRERKGVDLLAVNLANAEKGFERRDNAVEVIGAEGDVVASASGAKREVARAILDAVRGVR; translated from the coding sequence GTGAACATCGTCGTCGGGGTTACGGGTGGCATCGCCGCATACAAGACAGTGCACCTGGTGCGTCTGCTCACCAAGGCCGGGCACGACGTGACCGTGGTGCCCACGGCTGACGCTCTGCGTTTCGTGGGCACGCCGACGTGGGAGGCGCTCAGCCGGCATCCGGTCACCACCAGCGTGCACGACGATGTCGCGCGCGTGCGCCACGTGGCGCTGGGGCAGAATGCCGACCTCGTGGTGGTCGCCCCCGCCACCGCGAACACGATCGCGAAGATCACAGCGGGCATCGCCGATGACCTGTTGGGCACCACCCTGCTCGCCACCGAGGCGCCGGTGCTGCTCGCACCCGCGATGCACGCCGAGATGTGGCGCAACGCCGCCACGCAGGCCAACGTCGCCACGCTGACGGGCCGCGGGGTGCACCTGGTCGGTCCGGCCGACGGCGAGCTCGCCGGCGGTGACAGCGGCCCTGGCCGCATGGCCGAGCCGGAGGAGATCTTCGATGCGGCACTCGCGCTGCTCGCGCCGCAGGATCTCGCCGGGGCGAGGGTCGCGATCTCGGCCGGCGGAACGCGCGAGCCGATCGACCCCGTGCGCTTCCTCGGCAACCGGTCCAGCGGCAGGCAGGGCGTCGCGCTCGCCGCAGAGGCCGCCGCACGAGGAGCGGTCGTGACGCTGGTCGCGGCGAACGTCTCGGGTGACGTGCTGGCCGACGCCCGCCACCCCTCGGTGCGGGTGGTCGCCGTCGGCACCGCGGCCGAGCTCGCGGTCGCTATGAAGAATGCCGCGGCGGCGGCTGACATCGTGGTCATGGCCGCAGCTGTCGCCGACTACCGGCCGGCGACGGTCTCGGAACACAAACTCACCAAGGAGCAGGGCGTGCTCACACATGTCGATCTGCTCGAGAACGAAGACGTGGTCGCGGCGCTCGCGGCTTCTCGCCGCGACGGTCGCGCGCCGCAGGGCCAGACAATCGTCGCGTTCGCGGCGGAGACGTCGGAGGAACCCGCCGAGCGGCGGGAACGGGCCCGCCGCAAGCGCGAACGCAAGGGCGTGGATCTGCTGGCGGTCAACCTCGCGAACGCCGAGAAGGGGTTCGAGCGTCGCGACAACGCGGTCGAGGTCATCGGCGCAGAGGGCGACGTCGTCGCATCCGCATCCGGTGCGAAGCGCGAGGTCGCCCGGGCGATTCTGGACGCTGTGCGCGGCGTGAGGTAA
- a CDS encoding helix-turn-helix domain-containing protein, whose product MLKTVACVVQDGFAPFEFGLACEAFGLDRSDDGVPNFDFRVIAPHPGVVKSKLGFSINVEHDLSFAYEADLVVFCPVPREYWPQIDPLLLDLARDAVARGAWVLTICSASFILGAAGVLDGRRATTHWMYSDAMAEMYPQIDIDPDVLFVQDDRIITSAGTAAGIDACLHLLRQELGAELTNRIARRMVVPPQRDGGQAQFIDRPIPVVQSDSLAAVADWAVEHLRDDLGVDQLAARALMSPRTFARRFKAEYGATPAAWLARQRVLHAQRLLERSDLPLEQIADECGFGSAAVLRQNFSRVLGTTPTAYRARFSCVDETESSAA is encoded by the coding sequence ATGTTGAAGACCGTCGCCTGCGTCGTCCAAGACGGCTTCGCGCCGTTCGAGTTCGGTCTCGCGTGCGAGGCGTTCGGCCTCGACAGGTCAGACGACGGCGTGCCGAACTTCGACTTCCGCGTCATCGCGCCGCATCCGGGAGTCGTGAAGTCGAAGCTCGGCTTCTCGATCAACGTCGAGCACGACCTCTCGTTCGCGTACGAGGCCGACCTCGTCGTCTTCTGCCCCGTTCCGCGCGAGTACTGGCCGCAGATCGATCCGCTGCTGCTCGACCTCGCCCGTGATGCGGTGGCGCGGGGCGCCTGGGTGCTCACCATCTGCAGCGCCTCGTTCATCCTGGGCGCGGCGGGCGTGCTCGACGGCCGTCGCGCGACCACGCACTGGATGTACTCCGACGCGATGGCCGAGATGTATCCGCAGATCGACATCGACCCCGACGTGCTCTTCGTGCAGGATGACCGCATCATCACGAGCGCCGGCACGGCGGCGGGGATCGACGCCTGCCTTCACCTGCTGCGGCAGGAACTCGGTGCAGAGCTCACCAACCGCATCGCCCGCCGCATGGTGGTGCCTCCGCAACGCGACGGTGGCCAGGCGCAGTTCATCGACCGGCCGATCCCGGTCGTGCAGAGCGACTCGCTGGCGGCGGTCGCCGACTGGGCGGTCGAGCACCTGCGCGATGACCTGGGTGTCGATCAGCTGGCCGCGCGAGCGCTGATGTCTCCGCGCACCTTCGCCCGTCGCTTCAAGGCAGAGTACGGTGCGACGCCGGCGGCGTGGCTGGCGCGACAGCGGGTGCTGCATGCCCAGCGACTGCTGGAGCGCAGCGATCTTCCGCTCGAGCAGATCGCCGACGAGTGCGGCTTCGGTTCGGCGGCGGTGCTGCGGCAGAACTTCTCCAGGGTGCTGGGGACGACCCCGACCGCATATCGCGCCCGCTTCTCGTGCGTCGACGAGACCGAGTCCTCGGCGGCGTGA
- a CDS encoding glycosyltransferase has product MHIVFFGDQHLDSLGGAQVSMRLQREFLERAGHTVTVVAPRMHGPRAAASNPGDVDLPSIPITVDREYSMSWPGRSTDRVLDREMTHRPRVDLVHVQADFWGALIGHRFAARHGIPVVHTMHNRVDVGIAAVTPLHRPALSVLNLWRRSALRSLGAQGHGSDGWAYLRGIATGASAVTAPSTHFARRLEEHGVFSPVDVVWNGIDDGIREQTLADAPANREPGRPRFVWLGRMSPEKRLLPFLEAFVEAGIDADLEIIGGGAQRAAAEKIVAGMPNVRFAGKLTYAQTLARIAAADALVQTSIGFETQGMTPFEAATLGTPSVISDPDIAAELGGGLWAVPGSGGTEAQRRAGLVETLRRAASDIVAGDAPAPVREVSEAFRQSSRTAAMIEVYERVLAG; this is encoded by the coding sequence ATGCACATCGTCTTCTTCGGCGATCAGCACCTCGACTCCCTCGGCGGGGCGCAGGTGTCGATGCGGCTGCAGCGCGAGTTCCTCGAGCGTGCCGGCCACACCGTGACGGTCGTGGCGCCGCGGATGCACGGGCCTCGCGCCGCCGCTTCGAACCCCGGCGATGTCGACCTTCCGTCGATTCCGATCACGGTCGACCGCGAGTACTCGATGAGCTGGCCGGGCCGCAGCACCGACCGCGTCCTCGATCGCGAGATGACGCACCGCCCGCGAGTCGACCTCGTGCACGTGCAGGCGGATTTCTGGGGCGCCCTCATCGGCCACAGATTCGCCGCTCGGCACGGCATCCCGGTGGTCCACACTATGCACAACCGGGTGGATGTCGGCATCGCGGCCGTGACCCCGCTGCACCGACCGGCGCTGTCGGTGCTCAACCTGTGGCGTCGGTCGGCCCTGCGGTCGCTCGGCGCGCAGGGGCACGGGAGCGACGGGTGGGCGTATCTGCGCGGCATCGCGACCGGCGCCTCTGCGGTGACCGCTCCGTCGACGCACTTCGCACGTCGGCTCGAGGAGCACGGCGTGTTCTCTCCGGTCGACGTCGTGTGGAACGGCATCGACGACGGCATCCGCGAGCAGACCCTCGCCGATGCTCCGGCGAACCGTGAGCCGGGACGTCCGCGGTTCGTGTGGCTGGGGCGCATGAGTCCCGAGAAGCGGCTGCTGCCCTTTCTCGAGGCTTTCGTCGAGGCAGGCATCGACGCCGACCTCGAGATCATCGGCGGCGGGGCGCAGCGTGCAGCCGCCGAGAAGATCGTCGCCGGCATGCCGAACGTGCGCTTCGCGGGCAAGCTCACCTACGCGCAGACCCTCGCTCGTATCGCGGCGGCCGACGCGCTCGTACAGACGTCGATCGGCTTCGAGACTCAGGGGATGACGCCGTTCGAGGCGGCGACCCTCGGCACCCCCTCGGTGATCAGCGATCCCGACATCGCGGCCGAACTGGGCGGCGGGCTCTGGGCGGTTCCCGGGTCTGGGGGAACGGAGGCCCAGCGTCGCGCAGGCCTCGTCGAGACGTTGCGCCGAGCAGCATCCGACATCGTGGCGGGCGATGCTCCTGCACCGGTGCGTGAGGTGTCGGAGGCGTTCCGGCAGTCGTCGCGCACGGCCGCGATGATCGAGGTCTACGAGCGGGTGCTCGCCGGCTGA
- a CDS encoding glycosyltransferase: protein MSTSDSTSAPDTGPRPLRILIGCDTFAPDINGAARFAERLAAGLVQRGHDVHVVAPNLAYRRTPARTEVIEGEPMTLHRLPSVRWAPHDWLRFVWPWRVKHYARRIIDEVQPDVVHIQSHIVIGRGLSRIAHERGIPVIATNHVMAENILDHTTMPKFIDDLVLRWAWGDAKRTFNLTRAITTPTRRAADFLERTVEVEGVIPVSCGIDRSQYTPVIAPRDENRIIFVGRLTAEKQVEVILEAMTKLDPALDATFDIVGGGDQRKQLETLANQLGLADRVTFHGRTSDEELRALLSRASVFTIASIAELQSIATMEAMASALPIVAADAVALPHLVHDGENGYLFEPGNADALAARLTDVLTASPGEYARMQQASLDGVAIHDINRTLDTFEALYRDEPLPE, encoded by the coding sequence ATGTCTACCTCCGATTCGACGAGCGCTCCCGACACCGGGCCGCGACCGCTGCGCATCCTGATCGGGTGCGACACCTTCGCGCCCGACATCAACGGAGCCGCACGCTTCGCCGAGCGCCTCGCCGCGGGTCTCGTGCAGCGTGGCCATGACGTGCACGTCGTGGCGCCGAACCTGGCGTACCGCCGCACGCCCGCGCGCACAGAGGTCATCGAGGGTGAGCCGATGACACTTCATCGCCTGCCGTCGGTTCGCTGGGCTCCGCACGATTGGCTGCGTTTCGTGTGGCCGTGGCGCGTCAAGCACTACGCCCGCAGGATCATCGATGAGGTGCAGCCCGACGTCGTGCACATCCAGTCCCACATCGTGATCGGTCGCGGCCTCTCGCGCATCGCGCACGAGCGCGGCATCCCGGTGATCGCGACGAACCATGTGATGGCCGAGAACATCCTCGATCACACCACCATGCCCAAGTTCATCGATGATCTCGTGCTGCGGTGGGCATGGGGAGACGCGAAGCGCACCTTCAACCTGACCCGCGCGATCACGACTCCGACCCGCCGCGCCGCGGACTTCCTCGAGCGCACCGTCGAGGTGGAGGGGGTCATACCCGTCAGCTGCGGCATCGACCGCAGCCAGTACACCCCGGTGATCGCTCCTCGCGACGAGAACCGCATCATCTTCGTCGGACGTCTGACCGCCGAGAAGCAGGTCGAAGTCATCCTCGAGGCCATGACGAAGCTCGACCCCGCGCTCGACGCCACTTTCGACATCGTCGGAGGCGGAGACCAGCGCAAGCAGCTCGAGACCCTCGCGAACCAGCTCGGCCTCGCCGACCGCGTGACCTTCCACGGCCGCACGAGCGATGAAGAACTGCGGGCGCTGCTGTCGCGCGCCTCGGTGTTCACGATCGCCTCGATCGCCGAACTGCAGTCGATCGCCACGATGGAGGCGATGGCCTCGGCGCTCCCGATCGTCGCTGCGGATGCGGTCGCCCTGCCGCACCTCGTGCATGACGGCGAGAACGGCTACCTGTTCGAGCCCGGCAATGCCGATGCGCTCGCGGCACGGCTCACCGATGTGCTCACCGCATCGCCGGGCGAGTACGCGCGCATGCAGCAGGCGTCGCTCGACGGCGTCGCGATCCACGACATCAACCGCACTCTCGACACGTTCGAGGCGCTGTACCGCGACGAGCCGCTGCCCGAGTGA